One genomic window of Anser cygnoides isolate HZ-2024a breed goose chromosome 11, Taihu_goose_T2T_genome, whole genome shotgun sequence includes the following:
- the SLC51B gene encoding organic solute transporter subunit beta, translating into MKILWIIPFFLLQDTEAFLMKNAKIKLCLQASPEDESLLLEDCNPASRFQDWSWQGDSLMNHGTQSCLSVVEASIVQSPCDSTAYTGWDCSNSLLSPLGSSQSYLVASRKGVGLDNVRGLKAQWLQGGTEGNVCEEKAAKAVQESYFHAALTSTQVYDHTAYNSTLVAGMDPEKLKDLLWFFRTEDPSTWNYSILALSFVVTILGLLLLGINITRNRKRKIHMYKEAVQAAQQAELEAKQALIPVQEYSPGSPQMREPALQEERAGEVLVQWKDGTITTLYKQSSEDAM; encoded by the exons ATGAAGATACTCTGGATAATCCCATTTTTCCTGCTGCAAG ACACGGAAGCTTTTCTGATGAAGAATGCTAAAATCAAGCTGTGTTTACAAGCCAGCCCAGAGGATGAGAGTTTGCTGCTGGAGGACTGTAACCCAGCATCACGTTTCCAGGACTGGTCTTGGCAGGGTGATTCCTTGATGAATCACGGCACGCAGAGCTGCCTCTCTGTGGTGGAGGCCAGCATAGTGCAAAGCCCCTGTGACAGCACAGCTTACACGGGCTGGGACTGCTCGAATTCATTGCTCTCTCCTCtgggcagcagccagagctACCTGGTGGCGAGCAGGAAAGGAGTTGGTCTTGATAACGTGAGAGGTCTCAAGGCTCAGTGGTTGCAAGGCGGCACGGAGGGGAATGTCTGCGAGGAGAAAGCAG CCAAGGCAGTGCAAGAGAGCTACTTCCATGCAGCCCTTACCAGCACGCAGGTGTACGACCACACAGCATACAACTCTACCCTCGTGGCGGGTATGGATCCAGAAAAGCTGAAGGATCTGCTGTGGTTCTTCCGCACAGAAGACC CATCAACGTGGAATTACTCCATCCTTGCGCTTTCCTTCGTGGTCACGATTCTGGGTCTTCTCCTCCTGGGCATTAACATTACACGAAACAG gaaaaggaagatcCACATGTACAAAGAAGCAGTGCAAGCTGCCCAGCAAGCTGAGCTGGAAGCCAAGCAGGCCCTGATACCGGTGCAGGAGTACAGCCCGGGCAGCCCGCAGATGCGGGAGCCGgcgctgcaggaggagagggcaggagaggtgctggtTCAGTGGAAGGACGGGACCATCACCACCCTGTACAAGCAGAGCTCAGAGGATGCCATGTAA